In Halothermothrix orenii H 168, the sequence CCCTGGTAAAAATACTGGCGCTGTTGAATATTATTTAATGAGTTAGCATCAAGGTTAAAGGCTTTTATATCACTTAGTTCTTTTATTACTTTAAGGGACTTAATAAACTCAGGATCAGTAAATTTCTTTTTACCTTCCATTACCTTTGTTAAAAATTCTTCGCCAGCCACTCTATCACCAATAGTAGAAAGAAAACATGATTGTAAAACCCACTTACCTTTATTTCCTAAAGCAATAGGTATAATATTGTTACCACGTAGTTTTTTAATTAAAACTTTAAATTCATTATATGTACCGGGGAATTCATTATACCCAACACTTTTTAAAAGGTCTTTGTTATAATAAATAGTATGTGTATATACAATATTTCCTGGTATGGCATAGACCCTTCCATCTATACTATAATCTTTAAACTGGGAAGCAGGTATCAAATTGTTTTTCCAGTATCCAACAATCTCATCAATAGGCATTAAGGTTCCACCTTCAACAAGGGGTCTTAATTCTTCCCCTGGCCAGGTCTGAATAAGATCTGGGAGCTGTCCTCCAGCTGCCTGTATTTTTATTTTTGTTTTATATTGATCATGAGGTATTCTTTGCATCTTTATGTTAATATCAGAATGAGACTTATTAAACTCTTCTACCCTGGAAATCATAACTTTATAGTCAGGATTAGGACCAACCCATATATTCCAAAAAGTAAGCTCCACAGGGCTATTGTAAGCTAAGGCCATTTCAAAATTAAATATCAATAACATCCCTACAAGCAATAAACTAAAAACTACAGTAAATAAAAAATTAGAATTTTGTCTCAAAATAATTACCTCCTTATTATTTATTATGTTTGTTTTCCATGGCTTATTTATGTTATTTCTCTAATTAATTTAATTAATTTCACCCCCTTGATTAATTGTTTTCTTTTTAAGATGACCTATTAATTATAGTATTTTGATGTAGAACCTCTAATAATGGTTTCTACAGAAACAACCAATTTGATAGGACTTGGGGTAATATTATTTATTAATTCATACAATCGTTTTCCAGCTAAAATACCCATTTCTTTTTTAAATATTCTAACTGTAGTAAGAGATGGAAGAGTGTGTTTGGCCATTTCAATATCATCAAAACCTGCAATAGATATATCTTGAGGGATTCTATAACCTAACTCTTTTAATGCTTTCATTACACCGATAGCAATTTTATCATTTCCAGTAAAAACTGCAGAAGGTAAAGTCTTCACATTCGAAAAAAAACTGTAAGCAGCTTTGAAAGCATCCGCTATTTCACTAAAAGGTTTACAGAAATATATTAAGTTATCATCTTTTTCAATACCAGCCAGTTTTAAAGCCTGCTTATAACCAATATACCTCTCTTCAAGGGAAACATGACTTAAAGGGCCTCCAAAAAAAGCTATACGTTTATGACCCAATTCAATTAAATAATTTACTATTTTTCTGGCTCCAGATATGTTATCGGTAACCACACAATCTATATTCTCATCCCATAAATCATTATCAATTAACACAAGAGGTATATTACTATTTTTTATGTCTAAAATTAATTCTTTATCTATTTCATAACCCGTTAAAATTAAACCAGCTAGATCCTGATCTTTGATTAAAGAATTAATTGTATAAACATCTTCGTTCTTTATGCCGGAAATTGTTTTAAAAAACAAATTATAATTATATTTTTTTAAACTTTCTTCAACACCTTCCATAACCTGCCCATAAAAAGGATCTCCAACTAGATTTGTGGAGATACGTTTACTGAAAATTATACCTACATTTTCTCCTTTTTTTCTATTGTTTTTTGTATAGTTTCGCGGAGTATATTTTAGTTTTTTAGCTGCTTCCAGAACTTTCTTACGAGTATGGTCAGCAATACTCCCTTTGTTATTAAAAACCCTCGACACAGTAGCCGGTGAAACCCCTGCTTTTTCTGCTACATCTTTAATTGTTGGAGCCATATTTCTCACTCCTTAAAATTAATATTTAAAAAGTTATTTTATTTTTATTACAATAATTATTATCTAATATTATTTATACTACAAAAATTCATAAAATCCTCCTTTTTTCCGAAAAATTTTTAAAAATTTATTAAAGTTTCATGTAAAAATATTTATTTTTTACATGAATATTTTCACTTGTTTTTCAGTAATTTTCTTTCAACCCACTACTTTTTCATGCAATTTCAGAATTAAATTAACATCACTCCTGCTTATCCAGCCCGATAAAGTAAAGCCAATTAAGGGATTAACTTATAAAGGAAATCATTAATTGTTTGTTGAAATAAAAAGTAGTATTTTTTAAATTCATTTTAATTTAAAAAAACTATAAGTTTTTTAAAGGGGAGATTTGATGAATGTTTCAAAAGAACATGTTAACATTATAGGACACCGGGGGGCAGCCGGTCTGGCCCCTGAGAATACACAAATATCTTTTGAGATGGCCTCTCAGAGTGGAATCGATGGTGTGGAATTTGATGTTCAGATGACTAAAGACAAAAAACTGGTAGTTATACACGACCATGATGTAAAAAGAATCACAAAAGAAGACGGTCTGGTTAAAGACTTTACATTAACTGAAATCAAAAAGCTGGATGCTGGTGGCTACTTCAGCCCTGAATATAAAGGTCAACAGATATTAACTCTGGAAGAAACCCTGGATCTGGTTAAAGATTTTAACATAATAAATCTGGAGATTAAAAATGGTCCTGTCATTTATCCTGAGATAGAAGAAAAAGTAATCTATGTAATAAAACAATTCAAGCTTGAAGATAAAATAATTATTTCATCATTTAACCATTACACCCTGAATAAAATCAAACAGATAGAACCTGACATTAAAACCGGGGTTCTTTATATGGCCGGATTATATCAGCCCTGGGAATACATAAATAAAATTAAAGCCTGGTCAGCCCATCCATATTTTGCCGGGGTCAGGCCAGAGATAGTCAGGGGATGTCAAAAAAAAGGGGTAAATGTAATTGTCTTCGGTGTAAATGATGACCATGTTATCGAAAAGTTAATTAAAATGGGGGTTGATGGAATCATAACAGATTTTCCTGACAGAGCTAAAGACATCCGGGATAAATATTTAAATTTATAAGGGTTGACAATAAAACCGGGCAATTCTATTAAAAGAACTTGCCCGGTTTTTTATTTGTTTTTTATTTATATTATCTTTTATTTATATTTAGTCATATATATAATACACCTATTAATTAATTCTTTTAAATTATATTATAAAAATTTTATTTTATAATTACTCCACTATTACATTATCACCCAGAAAAGCCCCCTGTTTTATTAACTCTTCCTGTAAAATTCTATAATCGATTCGATGCGGGTTTTTACCTGTTTCCAGACTGACTGCAGCTGCAATTCCAGCTGCCTGACCAATGGCAAAAACTATAGGCATAACCCTCAATGAAGAATGGGCCTCATGGGTTGACGAAATAGAACGGCTACCGATCAGTAAATTATTTAAGTTTTGAGGAACAAGGCAACGATAAGGGATGTCATACCATTCTCCTTCTTCAAGGTACTTCATAATCGTACCTTCACCCTCTGGATTATGAATATCTATAGGATAACTCCCACAGGCAACAACATCATCAAATTTTCTAGTTTTCAGGAGGTCATTAACAGTTAATACATAATCCCCAATAACCCGGCGTGATTCCCTGATCCCTATCTGGGTTGCTGTTTGCTGAAGATAGGCATTCTCAAACCCAGGAATATTTTTAATTAACCACCGTGATAACTCCCAGCTCTGCCTTCTTCCTTCAATTTCTGCTTTGCTCAAAGACTCAGAATCAGTAGGGTCATGCTTAATAACCCTGGTCTGGTTAAAATGGACCACCCCGGGGTTTGTTGTAAAGAAAAATAAAATATCTTCACGGGGACAGTCAATTATTCCTTTCTCTTTAGCTTCTATATATTTTTCTGTTATTTCTCCCCGGGAAGGCATTCTTTCTAAGTCTACGTTGGCCATTCTAAAATTCAAGGTCATGGGCTGGGTTAAACCATCCTTAGGTCTCCCTTTTTCTACTCTAACCCCTGCTAAATAAGCCAGATCAGCATCACCAGTACTATCAACATATATTTTAGCCTTTAATTTCTTTAAACCACCTTTAGTAACCACCTTTATACTGTTAATTTCATTTCCACAGGTTTCAACACCGGCTAACATGGCATGGAAATGGATATTAACTCCATTTTCCGAGCAGAGACGGTCAGCTACCACCTTAAAAGCTTCAGGGTCAAAGGCCCAGGGGGTTTCTTTCATTAAGCTGTTACCAAAGGCGTTCATATCCTTTAACCGTTCTACTATTTCCTGGAAAATACCCCTGATAATCTGTCTTTCTCCTGAATAGTAGGTCATAAAGGGGTTTACCAGCATGGCTGTTGCCCCACCACCGAGAAAACCATACCTTTCTACCAGAAGGACTTTTTTGCCCATCCGGGCAGCCCCAATGGAAGCTGCGATCCCCCCGGGACCACCACCACATACAATAACATCATATTCAGTCATAACAAACTACCTCCATTAAGTCCTTAAACATTTTAGCATTTATTTTATAAATATATCTTTATAAGTTTATATATAATACAAATATATTTTATCCTTTAACAGAACCGGCCAACATACCCCTGACAAAATACTTCTGCAGGGTAAAGAAAATTATCAGGGGAATAACCATCGAAATAAATGCAGCTGAAGTTAAAAGATGCCAGCTCTGTCCATGGGAACCAACCAGAGTTGAGAGCCTTAAAGTCAATGGAGCTACATCAGGACTCCCACCGAGGTATATAAGGGCTACCAATAAATCATTCCAGACCCATAAGAACTGAAAAATAACAAGTGAAGCCAGAGCTGGTGTCGAAAGAGGTAACGCCAGCCTGAAAAACATCGTTCCGACAGAAGCTCCATCAATGGACGCTGCTTCAAAAAGGTCATCTGGTAATGACTGAAAGTAGTTATGCAGCATATATATTGCAAAGGGCAATCCATAAGCGGTATGGGCTAACCAGACCCCCAGAAAAGAGCCAGAGAGCCCAAGTGTATTATAAAGTTTAAGCACTGGAATAAAGGTTAACTGAATGGGAACCACCATCAGGGCGAGTACAATCCCATAAAATATTTTCTTCCCCTCCAGGTTCAGCTTTGAGAGACCGAAGGCAGCAAATGAAGCCACAATAACTGGCAGGGTACATCCAATAATGGTAATAAAAAAGCTATTTTTAAAGGCATTGGCAACACCATTTGTTTTGAGTACATCTTTATAGTTTTCAAGGGTAAACTGGGTTATTTTTAAGGGATTGCTTAATACTGTCCACCATCCGGTTTTCATAATTTCATTAGAGGGACGAAAAGATGTAACCAGTAACCCCAAAGTTGGTAATACCCAGGTAATAACAATTACCAACAGGATAACATTTAGAATTATTTTTTTAAGATTTACCTTTGTACCCATAATATTCTCCCCTTGTTTTAGTTGTTTTCCTGCTTCATTTTCTTAATATTCATAATTATTACTGGTAGTACTAATATAAACAGAATTACAGCAATTGCACTGGCCCGACCAAAATGCCTGTATTTAAACATTTCTTTATACATTCTATTGGCTATTACTTCGGTTCCATAGTTACCATTTGTCATGACATAAATAATATCAAACATTTTAAAAGTCCGGATAACATTTGAGGTAATAACAACAATTATAGTTGGTAACAATTCCGGTATAACAACATAACGAAATGTCTGCCACCAGTTCGCACCATCTACCTTTGCTGCCTCCAGTAAATGGGAAGGAATATTTTTATAAGCAGCTGAAAGAATAACCATACTGAACCCTGTCCATATCCATATTCCTACATATATCAATGCTATATTATTAACCCACGGCCCTTCCAACAACCATCCTTTCGGTTCTTTTCCGATTAAAACCATTATCTGGTTAAGCAAACCAATCTGATCGAAAATTGGAGGCTTATAAGTATATACAAATTTCCATATGATACCGGCCCCGACAAAAGATATAGCCATTGGCATAAAAATAATTGATTTAGCTAACTTTTCATAGGGTACTTTATCTGTCAAAATAGCAAAAATTAAGCCCAGTCCCACAGTACCCAGTGTAAATATTATTAACCATAATAAATTATTACGAAATGCTATTAACATCGACTCACTTGTAAAAGCATAATTATAATTTTCAAGTCCTACAAACTCACTACCGGTTCTATCCATAAAACTCATTAAAAAAGTCTGCAGAGATGGGTATAAAAGATATATCCCCATTATTAAAAAAGCTGGTCCCAAAAAAATGGTACCCCAAAGCTTTTTGTTAAACACTTCCACCAGCTCCTCCTTTTTAAACGGGGTAGCCTGTAAATATTAGACTACCCCGCCCTGGTTTACTTAATAGTTTTCTTCAGCTACAGCTTCAATAGATTTTAAGACATCATCTAAGTCTTTTCCCCTAACATAATCCAGGATACCCGGGTTAAAAGCACCAGAACCTACAGCTGCCGGCATTGAATTAGAACCATCAAACCTGAAAACAGAGGCATTTAACAGAGTTCTGGCCATCTTCCTGGTAATCTTATCAGGGTATACTGCCAGGTCTATTGTTTTGTTTACACCGATTTTACCCAGTTCTTTGATAAAGATTGTCTGGGCTTCAGGTGTTGATAAAAAGTCTACAAACTTCCTGGCTTCAGGGGTATCTTTAAGCATACTTACCATATCAGCAGCCCCGAGGACAGGTACCCCCTCTCCTTTTTCAGCCGGTGGGAAGGGGAAGAAATCATAATCTTCACCGGCCACAAGGTCAGGATTATGTTCCAATATGAAACTGGTAATAAAGCTAGCCTGTTTATGCATAAAAGCCTGTGGAGGTTCAGTATAAAGTGGGGCTACAGCATCGCCAAAATTAGTCATTAGGACACTGGTTGGTCCACCCCAGACATATTTTGAGTTTTTAACGATTTTTCCGAAGTACTCAAAGGCCTCTTTTATTCTTGGATCTGTCCAGGGGATCTCATGGTTAATCCATTTATCAAATACTTCAGGGCCTGCCAACCTTAAGACAAGATCCTCAATCCAGTCAGTACCTGGCCAGCCACTGGCCGGACCAGATTCTAATCCTACAGCCCAGGGAATATCTCCCTTTCTGGCCATTCTCTCAGTTAAACTCATCAGTTCATCCAGGGTTCCAGGGACCTCATACCCCCTGGCTTTAAAGGCTTTAGGATTATACCAGATAAGACTTTTAATATCGGCGGTCATTACCAGACCATACATGTGGCCATCTACAGTAGTTAAGTCAAGCCAGACATCGTTATATTCTTCTTTAATCCTGTCCATATCCAGAACCTTATTCAGATCAACTAAACTCCCTTCTTGACCAAGGTCTTTAATCAAACCAAGGTCAGGGATAACACATACTTCAGGCGGGTTTCCTGCCTGGATTCTGGTAACCAGTACAGTGGAAGTATCACGGGTGCTTTCATATTTAACGTCAATACCAGTTTTCTCCTCAAACCTTTCAATAACTTTCATAAAGGCATCAAGTTCCTGACCACCCCACTGGGCCATTACGGTTAAACTACCATTATCAGCAACTGAAACACCTGTAAAAGCAAATACAATAATAAGCAAATTAAGTACCAAGCATAAGCCCTTTTTTGTCATTGATTTGTCACTCCTTTGTTAATTTTGACTTTGATAATTTAAACAAAATAAATTAGCAAAATAATTTAGTACACTACCTTTGATCAATAACTATTACCCGGGGTATTAAACCACCTCCATTTTTTGGGATCGCTCCCAGTGTTGTTTGACTGGAGGAGTAAAAAACCCTGGTATATTAAAAGCTTATATTTAGTTATATTACTTATTAACTGATACTACTATATATTAGTTAATTTACTGATACAACTAGTTAAAGATTTTAAAATTTACATCCTGTAATTAGATTTTATTAAAATAAGTTTAACAAATTAGATGATAAAACCAGCTATTTCAATTTTATAGTTTTATCATGTATGGGAGCGCTCCCATATATAAATATATTTATTTTAAAGGGGCAGTTGACCCCCTCACCACCAGTTCAGCATCGAGAACAACATTACCGGTCTCTTCTCCATTTATTTTTCTTAATAAGGTCCTGACGGCATTTATCCCCAGCTTTATTTTATTTTGTTTTACTGTTGTCAATGGTGGGTTAAAATATCTAGCTGTATTTATATCATTAAAACCAATTACTGAGATGTTGTCAGGTACAGCAATTCCCTGTGATGTTATTACCTTAATTAAATTTTGAGCTAAAATATCGTTAGCACAAATTATGGCATTAATATTTTTTATAGTTAATATATGGTTCCTGACTATTTTTTCAACATAATCTTCGTTATTTGATGTTACTTCTATTATGTAATCAGAATTAAATTTAATATTTTTTTCTTCTAGTGCTCTTTTATAACCCCTCAATTTATCTTCAAGAAAATAATAATCCACCGTTGACTGTAAAAGAACAATTTCTTTCCTTCCCAGGCTTAAAAGATGCCTTGTTGCTTTATAAATTCCATCTTCGTAATCCGTACAAACATATGGAATGTCCAGGTTTTTGGTATCTCTTTTCCCAATAATAACAACAGGAAGGTCATTATTGGCAAAAAGTTTTAAGTAATCAAAATACATGAGGGAACCAATAACAATTAGTCCATCAACATTTTTCTGTCCAATAATCTTATAGCAAAGCTCCTGTCTTTTCTCTTCTTCTTTATGGGTTGTATACAAAACCAGGTTGAGGTCATGTTTTAAGGACTCTCTTTGAATACCCTGTAGAATTTCATAATAAATTGGATTAGATAAAAATTCAGGGTCATGACCCCAGAATATTATCCCTATATTGTTAGTTTTCCGGGAAGCCAGGCTTCTGGCTGAAGCATTGGGATAATATTTTTCTTTTTTAATAACTGATAGCACCTTTTTCCGGGCTTTTTCACTGACATTTCCCTTATTATTAATTACCCTGGAAACGGTTGACCTGGAAACCCCGGCCAGTTTAGCTATACTTTCCAGAGTATGGTGTTTTTGTTTATCAGCCACAAAATACCATCTCCTACTGGGAGCGCTCCCAGTATAGAATA encodes:
- a CDS encoding extracellular solute-binding protein, whose translation is MRQNSNFLFTVVFSLLLVGMLLIFNFEMALAYNSPVELTFWNIWVGPNPDYKVMISRVEEFNKSHSDINIKMQRIPHDQYKTKIKIQAAGGQLPDLIQTWPGEELRPLVEGGTLMPIDEIVGYWKNNLIPASQFKDYSIDGRVYAIPGNIVYTHTIYYNKDLLKSVGYNEFPGTYNEFKVLIKKLRGNNIIPIALGNKGKWVLQSCFLSTIGDRVAGEEFLTKVMEGKKKFTDPEFIKSLKVIKELSDIKAFNLDANSLNNIQQRQYFYQGKAAMYVEGTWALGDVINKAKNIDVGVATFPEIEGEKAPKSLSGVSGYGISLNANLSKKEKEAAFQFLKYFYSEKLYKGFLKVGTFVPAKVTVTDVDPLMKKEMELVQKYHIAPVYDAVLPVDITNVLNNGLQSLIAGMITPEKLAKELQKSLD
- a CDS encoding LacI family DNA-binding transcriptional regulator: MAPTIKDVAEKAGVSPATVSRVFNNKGSIADHTRKKVLEAAKKLKYTPRNYTKNNRKKGENVGIIFSKRISTNLVGDPFYGQVMEGVEESLKKYNYNLFFKTISGIKNEDVYTINSLIKDQDLAGLILTGYEIDKELILDIKNSNIPLVLIDNDLWDENIDCVVTDNISGARKIVNYLIELGHKRIAFFGGPLSHVSLEERYIGYKQALKLAGIEKDDNLIYFCKPFSEIADAFKAAYSFFSNVKTLPSAVFTGNDKIAIGVMKALKELGYRIPQDISIAGFDDIEMAKHTLPSLTTVRIFKKEMGILAGKRLYELINNITPSPIKLVVSVETIIRGSTSKYYN
- a CDS encoding glycerophosphodiester phosphodiesterase, whose amino-acid sequence is MNVSKEHVNIIGHRGAAGLAPENTQISFEMASQSGIDGVEFDVQMTKDKKLVVIHDHDVKRITKEDGLVKDFTLTEIKKLDAGGYFSPEYKGQQILTLEETLDLVKDFNIINLEIKNGPVIYPEIEEKVIYVIKQFKLEDKIIISSFNHYTLNKIKQIEPDIKTGVLYMAGLYQPWEYINKIKAWSAHPYFAGVRPEIVRGCQKKGVNVIVFGVNDDHVIEKLIKMGVDGIITDFPDRAKDIRDKYLNL
- a CDS encoding FAD-dependent oxidoreductase codes for the protein MTEYDVIVCGGGPGGIAASIGAARMGKKVLLVERYGFLGGGATAMLVNPFMTYYSGERQIIRGIFQEIVERLKDMNAFGNSLMKETPWAFDPEAFKVVADRLCSENGVNIHFHAMLAGVETCGNEINSIKVVTKGGLKKLKAKIYVDSTGDADLAYLAGVRVEKGRPKDGLTQPMTLNFRMANVDLERMPSRGEITEKYIEAKEKGIIDCPREDILFFFTTNPGVVHFNQTRVIKHDPTDSESLSKAEIEGRRQSWELSRWLIKNIPGFENAYLQQTATQIGIRESRRVIGDYVLTVNDLLKTRKFDDVVACGSYPIDIHNPEGEGTIMKYLEEGEWYDIPYRCLVPQNLNNLLIGSRSISSTHEAHSSLRVMPIVFAIGQAAGIAAAVSLETGKNPHRIDYRILQEELIKQGAFLGDNVIVE
- a CDS encoding carbohydrate ABC transporter permease encodes the protein MGTKVNLKKIILNVILLVIVITWVLPTLGLLVTSFRPSNEIMKTGWWTVLSNPLKITQFTLENYKDVLKTNGVANAFKNSFFITIIGCTLPVIVASFAAFGLSKLNLEGKKIFYGIVLALMVVPIQLTFIPVLKLYNTLGLSGSFLGVWLAHTAYGLPFAIYMLHNYFQSLPDDLFEAASIDGASVGTMFFRLALPLSTPALASLVIFQFLWVWNDLLVALIYLGGSPDVAPLTLRLSTLVGSHGQSWHLLTSAAFISMVIPLIIFFTLQKYFVRGMLAGSVKG
- a CDS encoding carbohydrate ABC transporter permease gives rise to the protein MSFMDRTGSEFVGLENYNYAFTSESMLIAFRNNLLWLIIFTLGTVGLGLIFAILTDKVPYEKLAKSIIFMPMAISFVGAGIIWKFVYTYKPPIFDQIGLLNQIMVLIGKEPKGWLLEGPWVNNIALIYVGIWIWTGFSMVILSAAYKNIPSHLLEAAKVDGANWWQTFRYVVIPELLPTIIVVITSNVIRTFKMFDIIYVMTNGNYGTEVIANRMYKEMFKYRHFGRASAIAVILFILVLPVIIMNIKKMKQENN
- a CDS encoding ABC transporter substrate-binding protein, with the translated sequence MLIIVFAFTGVSVADNGSLTVMAQWGGQELDAFMKVIERFEEKTGIDVKYESTRDTSTVLVTRIQAGNPPEVCVIPDLGLIKDLGQEGSLVDLNKVLDMDRIKEEYNDVWLDLTTVDGHMYGLVMTADIKSLIWYNPKAFKARGYEVPGTLDELMSLTERMARKGDIPWAVGLESGPASGWPGTDWIEDLVLRLAGPEVFDKWINHEIPWTDPRIKEAFEYFGKIVKNSKYVWGGPTSVLMTNFGDAVAPLYTEPPQAFMHKQASFITSFILEHNPDLVAGEDYDFFPFPPAEKGEGVPVLGAADMVSMLKDTPEARKFVDFLSTPEAQTIFIKELGKIGVNKTIDLAVYPDKITRKMARTLLNASVFRFDGSNSMPAAVGSGAFNPGILDYVRGKDLDDVLKSIEAVAEENY
- a CDS encoding LacI family DNA-binding transcriptional regulator; its protein translation is MADKQKHHTLESIAKLAGVSRSTVSRVINNKGNVSEKARKKVLSVIKKEKYYPNASARSLASRKTNNIGIIFWGHDPEFLSNPIYYEILQGIQRESLKHDLNLVLYTTHKEEEKRQELCYKIIGQKNVDGLIVIGSLMYFDYLKLFANNDLPVVIIGKRDTKNLDIPYVCTDYEDGIYKATRHLLSLGRKEIVLLQSTVDYYFLEDKLRGYKRALEEKNIKFNSDYIIEVTSNNEDYVEKIVRNHILTIKNINAIICANDILAQNLIKVITSQGIAVPDNISVIGFNDINTARYFNPPLTTVKQNKIKLGINAVRTLLRKINGEETGNVVLDAELVVRGSTAPLK